One stretch of Kiritimatiellaceae bacterium DNA includes these proteins:
- the rpsC gene encoding 30S ribosomal protein S3: MGQKVNPIGLRIAVNKNWRSRWFASKKEFADLLQEDIAIREAVHKRLKDASISNVFIERYANRVRVTIRTARPGLVIGRKGEDIEKLREQLGKMTKKEVYIEIDEVKNPDIDAKLVAEGIAVQLERRVSYRRAMKRAIQMAMDTGADGIKVLAGGRLGGAEISRTESYKEGKVPLHTLRADIDYGTATARTVAGAIGIKVWICKKDEKAQA; the protein is encoded by the coding sequence TTGGGACAGAAAGTAAATCCTATCGGACTCCGAATTGCGGTAAACAAGAACTGGCGCTCGCGCTGGTTTGCCAGCAAGAAAGAGTTTGCTGATCTGCTTCAAGAGGATATCGCTATCCGCGAAGCCGTACACAAACGCCTTAAAGATGCTTCGATTTCGAACGTCTTTATTGAGCGTTATGCCAACCGTGTCCGCGTGACCATTCGTACAGCCCGTCCAGGTCTGGTGATTGGCCGCAAAGGCGAAGACATCGAAAAGTTGCGCGAGCAGCTCGGTAAGATGACCAAAAAAGAAGTTTACATTGAGATTGATGAAGTAAAAAACCCCGACATCGATGCCAAACTGGTAGCCGAAGGAATTGCTGTGCAGCTGGAACGCCGCGTTTCATATCGCAGAGCGATGAAGCGTGCAATTCAGATGGCGATGGATACCGGTGCGGACGGCATTAAAGTGCTGGCTGGCGGACGTTTGGGCGGAGCCGAGATTTCCCGTACGGAAAGCTATAAAGAAGGCAAAGTTCCGCTTCATACGTTGCGGGCCGACATTGATTACGGAACGGCAACTGCCCGGACTGTAGCCGGCGCAATCGGTATCAAGGTGTGGATTTGTAAGAAGGATGAAAAGGCGCAAGCTTAG
- the rplP gene encoding 50S ribosomal protein L16 → MPLMPKRVKYRKVQKGSRGGMAKAGTTLSFGEYGLQALERAWITNIQIEACRVAINRNLKRKGKLWLRIYPDKPFTKKPLEVRMGKGKGGVEGWVAVVRPGRMLFELDGVTEQQARVAMRLAATKLPIRVRFVTRHAGK, encoded by the coding sequence ATGCCTTTAATGCCCAAACGAGTTAAGTATCGGAAAGTCCAAAAGGGCTCCCGCGGTGGTATGGCCAAAGCCGGCACGACATTGTCGTTCGGAGAATACGGCCTGCAGGCGCTGGAGCGCGCATGGATTACAAACATTCAGATTGAGGCCTGCCGTGTGGCGATCAACCGCAATCTGAAACGCAAAGGGAAACTCTGGCTCCGTATTTATCCGGACAAGCCGTTTACTAAAAAACCGCTTGAAGTCCGAATGGGTAAAGGGAAGGGCGGCGTCGAAGGCTGGGTTGCGGTTGTCCGCCCCGGACGGATGCTGTTCGAACTCGACGGTGTGACAGAACAGCAGGCCCGCGTTGCCATGCGGCTCGCGGCCACTAAGCTGCCGATTCGCGTGCGCTTTGTGACCCGCCATGCAGGCAAATAA
- the rpmC gene encoding 50S ribosomal protein L29, with protein MKKVKQLTDLTKAELQQQLDDAKKELFTMRLQQVSGQLENPLRIRAARRSVARIKTVMNQAAKAEG; from the coding sequence ATGAAAAAAGTAAAACAACTTACGGATCTGACAAAAGCTGAGCTGCAGCAGCAGCTGGATGATGCAAAGAAGGAGCTGTTCACCATGCGCCTTCAGCAGGTTTCCGGTCAGCTGGAAAATCCGCTGCGCATCCGTGCCGCACGGCGTTCGGTAGCGCGCATCAAAACGGTTATGAATCAGGCTGCGAAAGCCGAGGGGTAA
- the rpsQ gene encoding 30S ribosomal protein S17: protein MELRGHRKTREGRVCSAVGNKTIAVLIERRVRHPLLGKELRVTKKIHAHDENNEAKIGNVVRVMETRPISRLKRWRLVEILSK from the coding sequence ATGGAGCTAAGAGGTCATCGAAAAACACGCGAAGGTCGCGTCTGCAGCGCGGTGGGTAACAAAACCATTGCGGTGCTCATTGAGCGCCGGGTTCGGCATCCATTGCTGGGCAAGGAACTGCGTGTGACGAAGAAAATTCATGCGCATGATGAAAACAACGAAGCAAAAATCGGTAACGTGGTTCGCGTCATGGAAACCCGTCCGATCAGCCGGCTGAAACGCTGGCGGCTTGTAGAAATTTTGTCCAAATAA
- the rplN gene encoding 50S ribosomal protein L14, whose amino-acid sequence MISVQTRLDVADNTGARSVMCIRVLKTKRSYAKVGEVIKVAVKEAQPGGVVKKGDVCEAVVVRTRSAIRRRDGSVLRFDHNAAVIIDAQKNPRGTRIFGPVARELRDGNFMKVVSLAPEVL is encoded by the coding sequence ATGATTTCAGTACAGACCAGACTGGATGTCGCGGATAATACCGGCGCGCGTAGCGTGATGTGCATCCGTGTTTTAAAAACAAAACGCAGCTACGCTAAAGTCGGCGAAGTAATTAAGGTGGCCGTTAAAGAAGCTCAGCCGGGCGGTGTCGTCAAAAAAGGCGATGTTTGCGAAGCGGTTGTAGTTCGTACCAGATCGGCAATCCGCCGCCGCGACGGTTCCGTGTTGCGTTTCGATCATAATGCGGCCGTCATTATTGACGCCCAGAAAAATCCGCGCGGAACGCGCATCTTCGGCCCTGTGGCCCGTGAGCTGCGCGACGGCAACTTCATGAAGGTTGTCTCGCTTGCGCCGGAAGTGCTTTAA
- a CDS encoding 50S ribosomal protein L24, giving the protein MAARIKKGDLVKAITGDDKGKTGKVLQVLPGNERAVVEGLNVVKKHTRKTQDNPQGGVFEKEASIHMSNLKKAE; this is encoded by the coding sequence ATGGCAGCACGTATTAAAAAAGGTGATTTGGTCAAAGCCATTACCGGTGATGACAAAGGTAAGACAGGAAAGGTTCTGCAGGTGCTTCCGGGCAACGAACGAGCCGTGGTTGAGGGGCTGAATGTTGTGAAGAAGCACACGCGAAAAACGCAGGACAATCCGCAGGGCGGCGTGTTCGAAAAAGAAGCTTCGATTCACATGTCGAACCTGAAAAAAGCAGAATAA
- the rplE gene encoding 50S ribosomal protein L5 yields the protein MPAMKKKYREQVVPELQKKFNYGNRMQIPSLSKITINVSVGMQHDRDALQAVLDDLGKISGQRPVTIKARKSVSNFKLREGVSLAGKVTLRGARMYEFLDRLINVALPRIRDFRGISPRSFDGRGNYSLGLKEQTIFPEINPDNVRKVHGMDVTFVTTAKTDAEARELLSLLGMPFETAKNKGEQQ from the coding sequence ATACCGGCAATGAAGAAAAAATATCGTGAACAGGTGGTGCCGGAACTTCAGAAGAAGTTCAATTACGGCAACCGCATGCAGATCCCGTCGCTTTCCAAGATTACGATCAACGTCTCGGTCGGCATGCAGCATGACCGTGATGCGTTACAGGCGGTGCTGGACGATCTGGGCAAGATCTCCGGCCAGCGTCCGGTAACCATCAAGGCGCGGAAAAGCGTATCGAACTTTAAACTGCGCGAAGGGGTTTCGCTGGCAGGCAAAGTGACCCTGCGCGGTGCCCGGATGTACGAGTTTCTGGATCGGCTGATCAATGTCGCCCTGCCGCGTATCCGCGACTTCCGCGGCATTTCGCCCAGATCGTTCGACGGACGCGGGAATTATTCCCTCGGCCTCAAGGAGCAGACCATTTTCCCGGAAATCAATCCGGATAACGTCCGTAAGGTGCACGGCATGGATGTGACGTTTGTCACGACGGCTAAGACCGACGCAGAGGCTCGCGAACTGCTCAGCCTTCTGGGGATGCCGTTTGAAACCGCCAAAAACAAAGGTGAACAGCAATGA
- the rpsH gene encoding 30S ribosomal protein S8: MILSDPISDMLTRIRNANMAGHIKVQMPHSKMKSELARILKQEGYIKDYTTEKVEGKPTLVLHLKYQADQKPVIQGLRRVSRPSCHHYVGADDVPRVLGGIGTAILSTSSGMLSDGEARKAHVGGEVLCYVW, from the coding sequence ATGATATTGAGCGATCCTATTTCTGATATGCTGACTCGTATCCGTAACGCCAACATGGCGGGACACATCAAGGTGCAGATGCCCCACTCCAAAATGAAGAGTGAGCTGGCACGCATTTTAAAACAGGAAGGGTACATCAAGGATTACACCACGGAAAAAGTGGAAGGTAAGCCGACCCTCGTTCTTCATCTTAAGTATCAGGCCGACCAGAAGCCGGTGATTCAGGGGTTGCGGCGAGTTAGCCGTCCGAGCTGCCATCACTATGTCGGAGCCGATGATGTTCCGCGCGTACTGGGCGGTATCGGCACAGCAATTTTGAGCACCTCATCCGGTATGCTCAGCGACGGAGAGGCTCGCAAAGCCCATGTGGGTGGCGAAGTCCTTTGCTATGTGTGGTAA